TGGCTCCAAGTACCCCCTTTGGTGCCAAAACAACCACTAGCATGATCGGAAATCCAGAAGAGCCCTTTAACTCCTGCCATTTAGCATCAACCTGCGGAGCTGTGTATGTTGCCCGGTGGACATCACTTCATATCCGAAGACTGACCGATTCAATCACAAAAGCAATGAGGAAAAACGGTTTTAGTTTTATTGAGATACTGGCTCCATGTCCAACGTCTTTTGGCCGACATAATAAAATGCGCAAGTCACTAAATATAATAAAATTTTATCATGAAAAATCCATAATCAAGAATAATATCAATCCAGAAGAGGCTGTTGTGGACTTCAATAAAAACATTGTTGTCGGAGAGTTCGTTGATATCGAGCGTCCGACATTCCTTGATAATTATGAACAAATAAATCGTCGTGAATTAGGGGACTGGCCTAATCTAGATTTAGGGCTAGATCTTCATGAGAAACGAACAATGGGATTATGAAATGAGTAAACAGACAGAAAAGGAGATACTAATATCAGGATTTGGAGGCCAGGGGATTGTCCTTACTGGCAACATTATTGGGAAAGCCGCGACCCTTTATGATAATAAATTTGCTACTATGACACAATCCTATGGACCTGAAGCCAGGGGTGGTTCATGTTCTTCCCAGGTTGTAATCAGTGAAGAGGAGATACTCTTCCCTTATGTTGAGAATCCGCAAATTCTTATATGCATGAGCCATGAGGGTTTTAATAAAAATAGGGAATCCCTAATCAAGGGTGGACTCCTAATCTGGGATTCTGATCTTGTTACAGTCTCTCAACCTGATGAAAGCTGGAAATTATATAATATACCGGCAACGCGCTTTGCTGAAGAGTTAGGAAACAAAATGATGGCAAACATTGTTATTCTCGGTTTTTTCTCAGCATTAAGTGAGGTCATCTGCGCTGATTCATTATGTAAGGCTGTTCTTATCTCAGTGCCAGCTAAAACGAAGGAGATGAACAGTATAGCTTTTGACAGAGGACGTGAATATGGGATGGAAATCCTGAAAAGCTATACTATGCAGGAGAAAAGACGAGGTATTCAGTGATCCCAAAAGAAAAATATAAGGAACGCAGGAATGCGGTTCTTCTTGTGGGTTCAGGTTATGGCCCCCTCAAGGTTGCAGAAGACCTTGCACAATCGGGAATCCCTGTGGTTTGGGTAACAAGGGAACATCATTTTCTCAAACTTTCTGAACAAAGGGATGATTTTATTGAATTCCCTGGAGATCTGAATTACCAGTTCAGGCCGCTATATCTGAGGGTAACTCGTCATCCCCTTGTAACACCATTGACCCAATCAAAGATAGTCTCCATTACAAAAGATAGGAATGGCTTTAAGTCAACAGTAGTGCTTGAGCCTCAATATATAAATTATAATTTATGCATTGGATGCGGGAAGTGTATGGAGGTATGTCCTCTTAATGAGAGTGAGAATCCTCCGCTAATGCGAACACCCTCTTACTGCCCATCCCGTGCACTTGAACTAGACAAAAGGATGCTCAGCTCATGCAGAATAGAATGTCCATTAAATATCAATGTACAGGCTTATATGGCAATGATTGCAGCTCATCGTTTTGATGAGGCCCTTGCAATTATCAGGCAGGATAATCCTCTTCCAGGAATATGCGGCAGGGTATGTCATCATCCCTGTGAAGTGTCATGCCGAAGAGGTGAATTGGACGATGCTGTTGCCATACGGGCATTAAAGCGTTTTCTTGCAGATTATGAGGCGAGGATCGACCATCCCAAGCTTACAATGATAGATCAACCACGGCGATCTGAGCGCGTTGCTGTAATTGGTTCTGGTCCTGGTGGATTAACCGCTGCCTATCATCTTAATTGTGCTGGTTTTCCTGTCACCGTATTTGAAGCACTTTCAGAGCCTGGCGGCATGCTGCGGTATGGAATAAATGCATTTCGACTACCAAGATCGATCCTGAAAGCTGAAATAGATGCCATTATAGATACAGGGGTGGATATTAAGATAAATAGCAGAGTTGAATCAGTTGAATATCTTTTTGATCAGGGATACAGCGCTGTGTTGCTATGTATCGGGGCGCACTGTGATTTAAAGATGAATATTCCAGGTGAGGATGCGCTAGGCGTATTAGGTGCTGTGAAGATGCTTCGGACTCTTAATCTGGGAGAGAGGGTTGAAATTGGCAGGCATACTGCTGTCATCGGTGGGGGCAATTCAGCGATAGATGCGGCAAGAACGGCTATTAGGCTTGGTTCGGAGAGTGTGACCATATATTATCGAAGAGAAAGATCGGATATGCCAGCTGATGAGAATGAGATTATTGCAGCGGAAGAGGAGGGTGTACATTTTGAATTTCTTGTCTTGCCTGTGAGAATGCTTATGGGGAATGGGAGGATTAGTGCTCTTGAGGTTATACGCATGCAACCTGGAGAACCTGACAAAAGCGGAAGAAGACGGCCGGAGCCAATTAAGGGTTCAGAGCATATAGTTAATGTTGATACAGTTATCACAGCCATCGGTCAGCGATCACATTTAGTGGATGAAGGTCTTGCAGGTAAGATTCAAACAGACGACCGAGGTAGGATATCTGTTGATGCGCGGTCATGCACCTCCTGGGAGGGAGTTTTCGCTGCAGGAGATGCTGTGACAGGGCCTTTGACTGTAATCGAGTCCATGGCAGGGGGTAGGCGTGCGGCTTATTGCATAATAGAGTATCTCACTAAAGAGCCTGTTGATGATACTGAACTTACTGCCAGTTCACGCGGAGTTGGCGATTATATAAATATTTCTGAAAAAATTTTAACACAGAGGCGACCGGAACCTGCCCAGCGTCAACCGAAAGTTAGACGTAACGATTTTGAGGAAGTAGAATTTGGATTAACTGAAGAACAGGCCATAGTAGAGGCAAAGAGGTGTCTTCAATGCGGATTATGCTGTGAATGCCGTGCCTGTGAAACTGCCTGCGGTGAAATTAGCGCAATTGATCATTTCGTAAAACCTAAGAAGGTCCGAATCCTCAGTCCGGGCATCATCATTGCTGATGAGGATGAGATGAATCATTTGTCTTTAGACTATTCTGAAGGAATTTATCATATTGACGAAGATATTGAGAAAAATGATCTATTAAACCTAATGATTGCTGGTAGTTCATTAGCAGGTCAAGCAATGGTAAGAGCAGCAAACCTACGTGAATCAGCAATACAAAAAATAGGTTATGAACATGATGTGCCAAGGATTTTAGACATAGGGGTTTTCCTATGCACATGCAACGGTACTATGGCTTCCCCTGTAGTATTAAATCAGATCATGGATATGTTAGCGAAGATACCTCAGGTAAAACATAGCGAACTTATCGTTTCATGCTGCCATCCAAAGGGAGCTGAGCGTATAGCAAAATCTTTTAAGAAACATAGACTCACCAGGGGAATTGTCGCCTCCTGTGTCTGCTGTCCTCTTGAGTTTCAATGCATTTCATGTAATGATCAGCGAACGCGTGCACGAATACATCTTTTTGACACCCTCAAGCTTGAACGAAGCCAGTTTGAAATGATTAACCTAAAGGATAATCTCAACATAGGGAATCTGACTATTGATGAAATGATGGAATTTTCACGCGATATGCTCCGCAATGCCTTTATTAGGACAAATTACAGAGAAAAATTACATCAGGGCTTTACTGAAATCAGCAATAATATACTGATACTCGGTGGATCGGAAATTGGCATCAACTGTGCAATTAATCTTGATCAGCAGGATTTTCGAGTACGTTTGGTTCATCAATGCAGACTTGCTAAAGATGTAATGCTACCGGAAGAAATTACAGATCGAAGATTAGATATGGACTTTGGCAGATCAATTGATCATGTCAAGGAAGCCGTTATTGAAGAAATAAAAGGGCACATTGGCGATTTTACAGTTATATATAATCAAAATGGCAAACAGGGACGTTGGCAAGCGGATATGATTTGCCTAACGGACAACCATCTCCTCTCATTAGCTATACAGGAGGAGATGATGGGATTGAAAAAAATATATCGTTATAATTTTTCTTTTTTTCATACGCCACAACCCGGTTTTTATAGGATTCATTCAAGGACATTGGAGAGGATCAATGCCCCTGGAATAGGCACAGCGTTGGCTGCGCAGGTTGCAAAAGCCTCAGTTGAATCCTTCTTAAAGGATCATGAACTCAGTCCTAGGATAGATGTTGAGCTTTGCAGGGGTTGCGGTCGCTGCAAGGATATATGTCCCTTTGGCGCAATAAAGATGGTAGCCGGGCCGGATGGTATATATCATTCAGAAATCCTTCGTCATAACTGTGTTGGTTGTGGTGGATGCGTGGGGCGATGTCCTGTTACTGCCATGGATATGCCCTATTACTCAAATAAGCTGTTGACTGAAGTCTTTACGCGTACATTAAATTGGGAGCAGGATAATGAAAAGAGCTAATCTGCTAGGAATTTGCTGCAATTGGAGCCCATGGGCCTGCTATAATGCAGCCTGCATGGCAGGGATGATTATGCCTCCAAACTTACGAATTAAACGAGTGATGTGTATTGGTAGAATAAATCAGGCTTTAATTCTTAGAGCATTTGAATATGGTGCAGATGGGGTTGTCATTCTTGAATGCAAGGATGAAGATTGCCGGTATGGACCAGGCCCTGAGGTGGGACATTCAAATGTAGCAAGGGCGCGTAGAATTTTACGACTGATAGGTATTGGTCAAAAAAGGCTTATTGAGAGGAGTTTCCTCGCACATGAGAAGGAGGAAATGGTTGCAGCTTTATGGGAATTTTCTCGAGAAATAGAAAGCATGGGTCAGAACCCAGCTAAACCAAAACAGGAGCGTGAAGCATCGTGAGCCTTGAAGATCCAAGAATAGACCAGATATTGAAAAAATACAACCTGTATCAATGTCTTGAATGTGGCAAATGTTCTGCATCCTGTCCGCGTCTCTTAACCGGTAAGGAATATTCACCCTGGTTGGTTGCTCATAAACTGATATCAGAGCGCGATGATGAAGCCTTTATCGAAAATCAGGTATGGGAATGCCTTACATGTGGTCTTTGCGAAGAGCGTTGCCCCTCAGCTGTTGACTTTAGTCATTTTATTCTGGAGATGCGAACCCTGTTGGCTGAGGATAAGGGACTTAAGGGTTTTCGTTCACATGATGGGGCTCTTCATTCATGGATGAGAATGATGACCTCGCCAGACTTAGTACAGAAAAGGTTAGATTGGGTTGTGCCCAAATTGCGTGTTTCTGATTCAGGACCCATAGCATATTTTGTAGGTTGTGCTCCATACTTTGATGTATTCTTCTCATACCTTGAAGTTGATACGCTGGCTATTGCTAGGGACAGTATCAGACTGCTGAATTTTCTTGACATAGAACCTGTATTATTAGAACAGGAACGCTGTTGCGGCCATGATCTTCTCTGGACAGGGGATCGCGTAAATTTTGAGAGCCTTTGTAGATTGAATTATGAGGCTTTTAAAGCTGCAAAGCTTGAAGAGATTGTTGTATCATGTCCGGAATGTTATCTTACACTAACTAAATATATGCCAGAGTGTATCCCTGAATTCGATATTAAAATTACACTTATCATTGACCTTCTGGAAAATGAGATCAAAAAGGGTGGAAAGTCATTGAAACCATTAGATAACAGAATAACCTTTCAGGATCCTTGTAGGCTTGGACGTTTTCTTGAGCGATATAATGAACCTAGGAATTTACTTAAGAGGATACCTGAACTCAAATTAAATGAAATGGAGAATTCAGGAAGAAGCGCCATTTGCTGTGGTACAAGCTG
The sequence above is drawn from the Spirochaetota bacterium genome and encodes:
- a CDS encoding FAD-dependent oxidoreductase; protein product: MIPKEKYKERRNAVLLVGSGYGPLKVAEDLAQSGIPVVWVTREHHFLKLSEQRDDFIEFPGDLNYQFRPLYLRVTRHPLVTPLTQSKIVSITKDRNGFKSTVVLEPQYINYNLCIGCGKCMEVCPLNESENPPLMRTPSYCPSRALELDKRMLSSCRIECPLNINVQAYMAMIAAHRFDEALAIIRQDNPLPGICGRVCHHPCEVSCRRGELDDAVAIRALKRFLADYEARIDHPKLTMIDQPRRSERVAVIGSGPGGLTAAYHLNCAGFPVTVFEALSEPGGMLRYGINAFRLPRSILKAEIDAIIDTGVDIKINSRVESVEYLFDQGYSAVLLCIGAHCDLKMNIPGEDALGVLGAVKMLRTLNLGERVEIGRHTAVIGGGNSAIDAARTAIRLGSESVTIYYRRERSDMPADENEIIAAEEEGVHFEFLVLPVRMLMGNGRISALEVIRMQPGEPDKSGRRRPEPIKGSEHIVNVDTVITAIGQRSHLVDEGLAGKIQTDDRGRISVDARSCTSWEGVFAAGDAVTGPLTVIESMAGGRRAAYCIIEYLTKEPVDDTELTASSRGVGDYINISEKILTQRRPEPAQRQPKVRRNDFEEVEFGLTEEQAIVEAKRCLQCGLCCECRACETACGEISAIDHFVKPKKVRILSPGIIIADEDEMNHLSLDYSEGIYHIDEDIEKNDLLNLMIAGSSLAGQAMVRAANLRESAIQKIGYEHDVPRILDIGVFLCTCNGTMASPVVLNQIMDMLAKIPQVKHSELIVSCCHPKGAERIAKSFKKHRLTRGIVASCVCCPLEFQCISCNDQRTRARIHLFDTLKLERSQFEMINLKDNLNIGNLTIDEMMEFSRDMLRNAFIRTNYREKLHQGFTEISNNILILGGSEIGINCAINLDQQDFRVRLVHQCRLAKDVMLPEEITDRRLDMDFGRSIDHVKEAVIEEIKGHIGDFTVIYNQNGKQGRWQADMICLTDNHLLSLAIQEEMMGLKKIYRYNFSFFHTPQPGFYRIHSRTLERINAPGIGTALAAQVAKASVESFLKDHELSPRIDVELCRGCGRCKDICPFGAIKMVAGPDGIYHSEILRHNCVGCGGCVGRCPVTAMDMPYYSNKLLTEVFTRTLNWEQDNEKS
- a CDS encoding hydrogenase iron-sulfur subunit — protein: MKRANLLGICCNWSPWACYNAACMAGMIMPPNLRIKRVMCIGRINQALILRAFEYGADGVVILECKDEDCRYGPGPEVGHSNVARARRILRLIGIGQKRLIERSFLAHEKEEMVAALWEFSREIESMGQNPAKPKQEREAS
- a CDS encoding (Fe-S)-binding protein, giving the protein MSLEDPRIDQILKKYNLYQCLECGKCSASCPRLLTGKEYSPWLVAHKLISERDDEAFIENQVWECLTCGLCEERCPSAVDFSHFILEMRTLLAEDKGLKGFRSHDGALHSWMRMMTSPDLVQKRLDWVVPKLRVSDSGPIAYFVGCAPYFDVFFSYLEVDTLAIARDSIRLLNFLDIEPVLLEQERCCGHDLLWTGDRVNFESLCRLNYEAFKAAKLEEIVVSCPECYLTLTKYMPECIPEFDIKITLIIDLLENEIKKGGKSLKPLDNRITFQDPCRLGRFLERYNEPRNLLKRIPELKLNEMENSGRSAICCGTSCYINCDAYSKRIQVSRLREAKKTDADMLITACPKCMIHLMCAKRDPINDEYFNFEIKDLVSILADQIEWTV
- a CDS encoding thiamine pyrophosphate-dependent enzyme; its protein translation is MMNSKKRKSRQIPHPQDELLRTDRLPHIWCSGCGIGTVFSCVISAIKKSDYALEDIALVSGIGCTGRMAGYIKLDSYHTTHGRAIPFATGLKLAKPDGAVLVASGDGDLFAIGGNHLIHAARRNINLTIICVNNFNYGMTGGQMAPSTPFGAKTTTSMIGNPEEPFNSCHLASTCGAVYVARWTSLHIRRLTDSITKAMRKNGFSFIEILAPCPTSFGRHNKMRKSLNIIKFYHEKSIIKNNINPEEAVVDFNKNIVVGEFVDIERPTFLDNYEQINRRELGDWPNLDLGLDLHEKRTMGL
- a CDS encoding 2-oxoacid:acceptor oxidoreductase family protein, producing MSKQTEKEILISGFGGQGIVLTGNIIGKAATLYDNKFATMTQSYGPEARGGSCSSQVVISEEEILFPYVENPQILICMSHEGFNKNRESLIKGGLLIWDSDLVTVSQPDESWKLYNIPATRFAEELGNKMMANIVILGFFSALSEVICADSLCKAVLISVPAKTKEMNSIAFDRGREYGMEILKSYTMQEKRRGIQ